The Sphingomonas sp. So64.6b genome includes a region encoding these proteins:
- a CDS encoding GNAT family N-acetyltransferase, with translation MPVDLAYQDFERELSALPGKYAPPAGELLLARDHRGKPLGCVGLRPIPPDGCCEMKRLFLMPNARGLGLGRALAEAVIKQAKDLGYGELRLDTLPTMTNAISLYEQMGFKRIGAYYAPTPPGTVFMAMTL, from the coding sequence TTGCCGGTCGACCTCGCCTATCAGGACTTCGAACGGGAACTGTCGGCATTGCCGGGGAAATATGCTCCTCCGGCGGGTGAGTTGTTGCTTGCACGCGACCATCGCGGAAAGCCGCTTGGTTGCGTCGGACTGCGGCCGATTCCACCAGATGGATGCTGCGAAATGAAGCGCCTGTTTCTGATGCCCAATGCGCGAGGGCTTGGCCTAGGCCGGGCATTGGCCGAGGCCGTGATCAAACAGGCAAAGGATTTGGGGTATGGCGAGCTACGTCTCGACACGCTGCCGACGATGACCAACGCCATAAGTCTTTACGAGCAAATGGGATTCAAGCGGATCGGCGCATATTACGCGCCCACGCCGCCAGGAACTGTGTTCATGGCGATGACGCTGTAA
- a CDS encoding DUF192 domain-containing protein, which translates to MNTARSLMAALALGAMALTGGCTKEGAASPASEVAPATIVTVKSSNGTHVFKVDLADSVAEQQRGLMYRTGIPKDGGMLFAPYPPEGGGPREASFWMKNTPSTLDIIFIRPDGTIAHIAENTVPFSESPIPSGEPVGAVLEINGGRALELGIVEGDSVSWTKKAG; encoded by the coding sequence ATGAACACCGCTCGGTCCCTGATGGCGGCGCTTGCGCTCGGCGCGATGGCATTGACCGGAGGATGCACGAAGGAGGGCGCGGCATCGCCGGCAAGCGAAGTGGCTCCGGCGACCATCGTGACGGTCAAGAGCTCCAATGGCACGCATGTCTTCAAGGTCGACCTTGCCGATAGCGTTGCCGAGCAGCAGCGTGGACTGATGTATCGCACCGGCATTCCCAAGGACGGCGGCATGTTGTTTGCGCCATATCCGCCCGAGGGCGGCGGTCCGCGCGAGGCGAGCTTCTGGATGAAGAATACGCCAAGCACGCTCGACATCATCTTCATCCGGCCCGATGGCACGATTGCGCATATCGCGGAGAATACCGTGCCCTTTTCGGAAAGCCCGATCCCGTCGGGCGAACCGGTCGGTGCGGTGCTCGAGATCAATGGCGGTCGCGCGCTTGAACTGGGCATTGTCGAGGGCGATAGCGTCAGCTGGACGAAAAAGGCCGGTTGA
- a CDS encoding AAA family ATPase: MATIAIYSLKGGVGKTTLAVNLAWCSAIQSSRRTLLWDLDPQAASSFLLSDGKTKEQAQSVFSKDVEPEKLVRKTAIERLDLIGADASLRGLDLLFHELDKKKRLQKLLTGLRKSYDRILLDCPPGLTETSDQVMRAADLIVVPVIPSPLSERAYTEVVKHLGGKANLLPVHSMVDRRRKLHAEALARHPDWPVVPMASVVESMAVRRAPVGSFAARSAGGQAFTELWQTIEKRLSA, translated from the coding sequence GTGGCGACGATCGCGATCTACAGTCTGAAGGGCGGCGTCGGCAAAACCACGCTGGCGGTCAATCTCGCCTGGTGTTCGGCGATCCAGTCGTCGCGCCGCACCCTGCTCTGGGATCTCGATCCGCAGGCCGCGAGCAGTTTCCTGCTGTCGGACGGCAAGACGAAGGAGCAGGCCCAGTCGGTCTTCTCCAAGGATGTCGAACCGGAAAAGCTGGTACGCAAGACCGCGATCGAGCGGCTCGACCTGATCGGCGCGGACGCCTCGCTGCGCGGGCTCGACCTGCTGTTCCACGAACTCGACAAGAAGAAGCGGCTGCAGAAACTGCTCACCGGCTTGCGCAAATCCTATGACCGCATCCTGCTCGATTGCCCGCCCGGTCTGACCGAGACCAGCGACCAGGTGATGCGCGCCGCCGATCTGATCGTCGTGCCCGTCATTCCTTCACCACTGTCCGAACGTGCCTATACCGAAGTGGTGAAGCACCTCGGCGGCAAGGCGAATCTACTCCCCGTCCATTCGATGGTCGACCGCCGGCGCAAACTCCACGCCGAAGCACTCGCCCGCCACCCCGACTGGCCCGTGGTGCCGATGGCGAGCGTGGTCGAATCGATGGCGGTGAGGCGCGCGCCGGTCGGCAGTTTCGCCGCCAGATCGGCCGGCGGGCAGGCCTTTACCGAATTGTGGCAGACCATCGAAAAACGGCTTTCGGCATGA
- a CDS encoding cold-shock protein: MRIETQSVNWDRLEEATVPDAPDGDSVSDGLLYAGTLKWFDVTRGFGFVVGDDPSVGDILIHFSVLQPHGRRSLPEGARIECRAVVRDRGLQAVEIVSIDLTNAVEPLPRARSSGDRIDPVALIEAAGPFEAVTVKWFNRLKGYGFLVRDADSADIFVHMETLRRAGLIEVDPDQRLRARIVAGRKGPLAVAVEEEA, from the coding sequence ATGCGTATCGAAACGCAGTCGGTGAACTGGGACCGGCTTGAGGAAGCGACTGTGCCTGATGCGCCGGACGGAGATTCTGTCTCCGACGGGCTGTTATATGCCGGTACGCTGAAATGGTTCGACGTGACGCGGGGCTTCGGCTTCGTGGTCGGCGACGATCCTTCGGTCGGGGATATATTGATCCATTTCTCCGTGTTGCAGCCACATGGTCGCCGTAGCCTGCCCGAAGGCGCGCGGATCGAGTGTCGTGCGGTGGTGCGCGATCGCGGCCTGCAGGCTGTCGAGATCGTCTCGATCGATCTGACCAATGCGGTCGAACCCTTGCCGCGTGCGCGATCATCTGGCGATCGGATCGACCCTGTGGCGCTGATCGAGGCCGCGGGCCCGTTCGAGGCGGTGACGGTCAAATGGTTCAACCGATTGAAGGGTTACGGTTTTCTGGTGCGCGATGCCGATTCCGCCGATATATTCGTGCATATGGAAACATTGCGCCGCGCGGGGTTGATCGAAGTCGATCCCGATCAGCGGTTGCGGGCGCGGATCGTCGCAGGGCGCAAGGGCCCGCTGGCGGTGGCAGTCGAAGAGGAAGCCTGA
- a CDS encoding EAL domain-containing protein, translating into MSTQPSSQFAQPRIDARALLGLYDPADSTDWAPIRAAQLNAGSQLALFLFAANLVGAALIFLILAPIAPIWALASWGAVTAAVGAAITFRRLASRHRTGHTASLSDVRDTVLEGIALAAVWSVPPLAFGVKADANAALGLWIVVSIMMTASAVAMAALPLATLSFLGILGTSIAVMLFVLTGPLLAAAALLFTVLLMLGCFVRGKSLVVIRAGEIALAERDETVSLLLREFEDNSADWLWETDAQRRIVRASPRFAHSVGLDPRSVNGMPFLQVLAGPTWEAGNFSAGLRTLAEKLKGRDAFRDLLLPVRVQEEERWWEIAASPRFDERGGFVGFRGVGSDVTEQRASADKINKMARFDTLTGLPNRLLINEALGRAMAEAEKWGSRCAFMMIDLDRFKAINDTLGHPIGDRLLGRVSERLSQLVTDNETIGRLGGDEFAVVVRDASDSAKIEKLAKTIIATLSKPYELDQHTLYIGASIGVATGPRDGRTAEMLIRSADLALYRSKDAGGGTFHCYEPQLHVQAEERRVLEMALRKALQNGEMHLHYQPVVAADSGELTGFEALLRWTHPEFGNVSPAKFVPLAEDARLIGPIGEWVLRTACEEAMRWESPVRIAVNVSPEQLHNPSFVTIVASALAQSGLPADRLELEVTESVFMREGTSAIQVLEKILDMGVRLSLDDFGTGYSSLGYLSRTRFSSIKIDRSFVTQASKGVPEAIAIIRAVVALAQSLGMATTAEGVETESEHMMVQDLGCSKVQGYYFGRPLPVEEARAVANRDNGQAVAA; encoded by the coding sequence GTGAGCACTCAACCTTCCTCCCAATTCGCCCAGCCGCGCATCGACGCGCGCGCGCTTCTCGGCCTTTATGATCCGGCGGATTCGACGGATTGGGCCCCGATCCGCGCCGCACAGCTCAACGCGGGCAGTCAGCTCGCGCTGTTCCTATTCGCCGCGAATCTGGTCGGCGCCGCGCTCATCTTCCTGATTCTCGCGCCCATCGCCCCGATCTGGGCGCTGGCAAGCTGGGGTGCGGTGACCGCTGCTGTCGGTGCCGCGATCACCTTTCGCCGCCTCGCATCGCGCCACCGTACCGGCCACACAGCATCGCTGAGCGATGTGCGCGATACCGTGCTCGAAGGAATCGCGCTGGCCGCCGTCTGGTCGGTACCGCCGCTTGCTTTCGGGGTGAAGGCAGATGCCAATGCCGCACTTGGCCTGTGGATCGTGGTGTCGATCATGATGACCGCATCGGCCGTGGCGATGGCCGCGCTGCCGCTCGCCACACTCAGTTTTCTAGGCATTCTCGGCACCTCGATCGCGGTGATGCTGTTCGTGCTGACCGGTCCGCTGCTGGCCGCGGCTGCCCTGCTCTTCACGGTCCTGCTGATGCTCGGCTGTTTCGTGCGCGGCAAATCGCTGGTGGTGATCCGCGCCGGCGAGATCGCATTGGCCGAACGCGACGAAACCGTCAGCCTGCTGCTGCGTGAATTCGAGGACAACAGTGCCGACTGGTTATGGGAAACCGATGCCCAGCGGCGCATCGTCCGCGCCTCGCCGCGTTTCGCGCACTCGGTCGGCCTCGATCCGCGATCGGTGAACGGTATGCCCTTTCTGCAGGTACTCGCCGGCCCGACCTGGGAAGCGGGCAATTTCTCCGCCGGTCTGCGCACGCTCGCCGAAAAGCTGAAGGGCCGCGACGCGTTTCGCGACCTGTTGCTTCCGGTCCGGGTCCAGGAGGAAGAACGCTGGTGGGAAATCGCCGCCTCGCCGCGCTTCGATGAACGCGGCGGCTTTGTCGGCTTTCGTGGCGTCGGGTCCGACGTCACCGAACAGCGCGCATCGGCCGACAAGATCAACAAGATGGCGCGCTTCGACACGCTGACCGGCCTGCCCAACCGGCTGCTGATCAACGAGGCGCTTGGCCGCGCAATGGCCGAGGCGGAAAAATGGGGCAGCCGCTGCGCCTTCATGATGATCGACCTCGACCGCTTCAAGGCAATCAACGACACGCTCGGCCATCCGATCGGCGACCGCCTGCTCGGCCGCGTCTCGGAACGCCTGAGCCAGCTCGTCACCGATAATGAGACGATCGGGCGACTCGGCGGCGACGAATTCGCCGTCGTGGTGCGCGACGCGAGCGATTCCGCCAAGATCGAGAAACTGGCCAAGACGATCATTGCCACGTTGTCCAAACCCTATGAGCTCGACCAGCACACGCTCTACATCGGGGCAAGCATCGGCGTCGCAACCGGCCCACGCGACGGACGCACCGCGGAAATGCTGATCCGCTCGGCCGATCTTGCGCTCTATCGCTCCAAGGATGCGGGCGGCGGCACGTTCCATTGCTACGAGCCGCAGCTCCATGTTCAGGCCGAGGAGCGCCGCGTGCTTGAAATGGCGCTGCGCAAGGCGCTGCAAAATGGCGAGATGCATCTCCACTACCAGCCGGTCGTGGCTGCCGACAGCGGCGAGCTGACCGGCTTCGAGGCGCTGTTGCGCTGGACGCATCCCGAATTCGGCAATGTCTCGCCGGCCAAATTCGTACCGCTGGCGGAGGACGCGCGGCTGATCGGACCGATCGGAGAATGGGTGTTGCGTACTGCCTGCGAAGAGGCGATGCGCTGGGAAAGCCCTGTGCGCATTGCGGTCAATGTGTCGCCTGAACAGCTCCATAACCCGAGTTTCGTCACCATCGTTGCCTCGGCCCTCGCGCAAAGTGGGCTGCCGGCCGACCGGCTCGAACTCGAAGTGACCGAAAGCGTCTTCATGCGTGAAGGGACCTCCGCGATCCAGGTGCTCGAAAAGATTCTCGACATGGGTGTGCGGCTCAGTCTCGACGACTTCGGTACCGGCTATTCCTCACTCGGGTACCTCAGCCGCACGCGCTTCTCATCGATCAAGATCGACCGCAGCTTCGTGACCCAGGCGTCGAAGGGTGTGCCCGAAGCGATCGCGATCATCCGCGCCGTCGTCGCGCTCGCGCAAAGCCTCGGCATGGCGACCACCGCCGAAGGCGTGGAGACCGAAAGCGAGCATATGATGGTGCAGGATCTCGGTTGCTCCAAGGTTCAGGGCTATTATTTCGGACGCCCCCTGCCGGTCGAGGAAGCCCGCGCGGTCGCCAATCGTGACAACGGACAGGCTGTCGCGGCCTAA
- a CDS encoding type VI secretion protein ImpB, with protein sequence MPNDSLILPPRPLRWLFLDLNSYFASVEQQLDPALRGKPVLVAPVDSDTTVAIAASVEAKRYGITTGTPVWEAKRLCRDLIITPARHEKYVEFHDAIVAEIWKHVPVTKVCSIDEVACRLLDNENSRADAIALARRIKAGIRANIGECMTSSVGIAPNRLLAKLASDMQKPDGLVVLDAETLPERLYDLSLRDICGIGAKMEKRLAQDGVNDIRQLCERRPRDAGTAWGGTNGDRLWYLLHGVDLPEKATQSRSIGHSHVLSPSKRGPEAVRLTARRLALKATSRLRRKSYRSRLLILHARFEDDKSTWRASRKLSSTQDSFAVLAALETLFPLLYAAGKIRPGDFQIRMIGVTLGEIEPVTGEQQSLFGLLDPNDPLARETRTLSLSRAMDRINEKFGRNAVSLGPQSGGRIDRVGTKIAFGRIPDLDEFHE encoded by the coding sequence GTGCCCAACGACTCGCTCATCCTGCCCCCGCGGCCGCTACGCTGGTTGTTCCTCGACCTGAACAGCTATTTCGCCAGCGTCGAACAGCAGCTGGATCCGGCATTGCGCGGCAAGCCGGTGCTCGTCGCGCCGGTCGACAGCGATACCACCGTGGCGATCGCCGCCAGCGTTGAAGCGAAGCGCTACGGCATCACCACGGGCACGCCAGTCTGGGAAGCCAAGCGATTGTGCCGCGACCTGATCATCACGCCGGCCCGGCATGAGAAATATGTCGAATTCCACGATGCGATCGTCGCGGAAATCTGGAAACATGTGCCCGTGACCAAGGTCTGCTCGATCGACGAGGTTGCCTGCCGCCTGCTCGACAATGAGAATAGCCGCGCCGACGCGATCGCGCTCGCCCGCCGCATCAAGGCGGGAATTCGCGCCAATATCGGCGAATGCATGACCAGTTCGGTCGGCATCGCGCCCAACCGCCTGCTCGCCAAGCTCGCCTCGGATATGCAGAAGCCCGATGGGCTGGTCGTCCTCGATGCCGAGACCCTGCCCGAACGGCTCTACGACCTTTCCTTGCGCGACATTTGCGGGATTGGCGCCAAGATGGAAAAGCGGCTCGCACAGGACGGGGTCAACGATATCCGCCAATTGTGCGAACGCCGTCCGCGCGACGCCGGCACCGCCTGGGGCGGCACCAATGGCGACCGGCTCTGGTATCTGCTGCACGGCGTCGACTTGCCCGAAAAAGCCACGCAGAGCCGTTCGATCGGCCATAGCCATGTCCTGTCGCCGAGCAAACGCGGCCCCGAGGCAGTGCGGCTCACCGCGCGCCGCCTCGCGCTCAAGGCGACGAGCCGCTTGCGCCGAAAATCCTATCGCAGCCGCCTGCTCATACTCCATGCGCGGTTCGAGGACGACAAATCGACCTGGCGCGCGAGCCGCAAACTCTCCTCGACTCAGGACAGCTTCGCCGTCCTCGCCGCGCTCGAGACGCTGTTTCCCCTGCTTTATGCGGCGGGCAAGATCCGCCCCGGCGATTTTCAGATCCGCATGATCGGTGTGACTCTGGGCGAGATCGAGCCAGTGACCGGCGAACAGCAGTCCCTGTTCGGCCTGCTTGACCCCAATGATCCGCTCGCCCGCGAGACTCGCACCTTGTCACTCAGCCGCGCGATGGACCGCATCAACGAGAAATTCGGCCGCAACGCCGTCAGTCTTGGTCCCCAATCGGGCGGCCGCATTGACCGCGTCGGCACCAAGATCGCGTTTGGCCGCATCCCCGATCTCGACGAATTCCATGAATAA
- the aat gene encoding leucyl/phenylalanyl-tRNA--protein transferase has translation MKGTPDAAFDLVPLDPNLVLGAYAVGVFPMADARNADSVYWVEPKERAILPLDGFHLSHSLKKTIVADRYRVTADAAFARVIDLCAESAQDRPDTWINTQIEQVFLKLHTMGFAHSIEVWDGDDLVGGLYGLALGKAFFGESMVSRARDASKVAIAWLVARLRVGGFTLLDCQFMTDHLASLGAVEISRADYVGLLTGAIAGVVGTGEGVASGAAGDFFSLDRGVAAPSFGALSPALTESGPPSGKVISQLLAHTS, from the coding sequence ATGAAGGGGACGCCCGATGCGGCGTTCGATCTCGTCCCGCTCGATCCCAATCTGGTGCTCGGCGCCTATGCCGTCGGCGTCTTCCCGATGGCCGATGCACGCAATGCAGACAGCGTTTATTGGGTCGAACCGAAGGAGCGCGCGATCCTGCCGCTCGACGGTTTCCACCTCTCGCACTCGCTGAAGAAAACGATCGTTGCCGATCGCTACCGCGTCACCGCCGACGCCGCCTTCGCCCGGGTCATCGACCTGTGCGCCGAATCCGCACAGGACCGGCCCGACACCTGGATCAACACCCAAATCGAGCAGGTTTTCCTCAAGCTCCACACGATGGGCTTCGCGCATTCGATCGAAGTGTGGGACGGCGACGATCTGGTCGGCGGACTTTACGGCCTGGCGCTGGGCAAGGCGTTCTTCGGCGAAAGCATGGTCAGCCGCGCGCGCGACGCGTCGAAAGTGGCGATCGCCTGGCTTGTCGCACGGTTGCGCGTTGGCGGATTCACCTTGCTCGATTGCCAGTTCATGACCGACCACCTCGCCTCGCTCGGCGCGGTCGAAATCAGCCGGGCCGATTATGTCGGATTGTTGACCGGCGCGATCGCTGGCGTAGTCGGCACCGGCGAAGGTGTTGCTTCGGGAGCGGCCGGGGACTTCTTCTCGCTCGACCGTGGCGTCGCAGCGCCATCTTTCGGCGCGCTATCACCAGCGCTCACCGAATCCGGCCCGCCTTCGGGGAAGGTCATCTCGCAGCTCTTGGCCCATACATCATAG
- a CDS encoding NADH:ubiquinone oxidoreductase subunit NDUFA12: MGINLNPFTWWNGASWGTMIGLRGKTRVGDDSLGNVYYEGGKDTNGNPRRWVIYAGANDSSRVAPEWFSWLHHQVDDLPDRALPAARVWEKPALPNLTGTALAYRPSGALEKGGRRAAATGDYEAWTPEA, from the coding sequence ATGGGCATCAATCTCAATCCATTCACCTGGTGGAACGGCGCCAGCTGGGGCACCATGATCGGCCTGCGCGGCAAGACGCGCGTCGGAGACGACTCGCTGGGCAATGTCTATTATGAGGGCGGCAAGGACACCAACGGCAATCCGCGCCGCTGGGTGATCTATGCCGGTGCGAACGATTCGAGTCGCGTCGCGCCCGAATGGTTCAGCTGGCTGCATCATCAAGTCGACGACCTGCCCGATCGTGCGCTGCCCGCGGCGCGGGTGTGGGAAAAGCCCGCTTTGCCCAATCTGACCGGTACGGCGCTCGCCTATCGCCCGTCGGGTGCGCTCGAAAAGGGCGGGCGCCGCGCCGCTGCGACGGGGGACTACGAAGCCTGGACGCCGGAAGCGTGA
- a CDS encoding RecX family transcriptional regulator, which produces MRRKIRTRGWDGESVDPVAIAEKMVELGYIDDRAFGEARASAMARRGLGKRRVTGAFRQAGIAEEDAEALAPAIEARALDAALTFARRKRIGPFASDQADRPLREKHIAAMIRGGHDFTLSRRIATMAPGDNVADLSRD; this is translated from the coding sequence TTGAGACGCAAGATCCGCACACGCGGTTGGGACGGGGAGAGCGTCGATCCGGTCGCGATTGCCGAGAAGATGGTCGAGCTCGGTTATATCGACGACCGCGCGTTCGGCGAGGCGCGAGCTTCGGCGATGGCGCGGCGCGGGCTGGGCAAGCGGCGCGTGACAGGCGCTTTCCGTCAGGCGGGGATCGCTGAGGAGGATGCCGAGGCGCTGGCGCCGGCGATCGAGGCGCGTGCGCTCGACGCGGCGCTGACCTTCGCGCGCAGGAAACGCATCGGCCCATTCGCCAGCGACCAGGCCGACCGTCCGCTGCGCGAGAAGCACATCGCGGCGATGATTCGGGGCGGACATGATTTCACCTTGTCGCGACGCATCGCGACGATGGCCCCCGGAGATAATGTCGCAGACCTGTCCCGCGATTGA
- a CDS encoding thioesterase family protein, protein MSTAIPHQYSVGIDPADIDFMGHVNNASYLKWVQDAVVNHWQRFAPAEAVAGHLWVALKHEITYRKPTFLDDEVIATVLLEKVQGARAFYQTIIKRGEEVLAEVQSSWCCLDAKTLRPARIAESISELFFHKD, encoded by the coding sequence GTGAGCACCGCGATCCCCCATCAATATAGCGTCGGCATCGATCCCGCGGACATCGACTTCATGGGTCATGTGAACAACGCGTCCTACCTGAAATGGGTACAGGATGCCGTGGTCAATCACTGGCAGCGTTTTGCTCCGGCCGAGGCGGTCGCAGGGCATCTATGGGTCGCGCTGAAGCACGAAATCACCTATCGCAAGCCGACATTTCTGGACGATGAGGTGATCGCCACCGTGTTGCTCGAAAAGGTGCAGGGCGCGCGCGCCTTCTACCAGACGATCATCAAGCGCGGCGAGGAAGTGCTCGCCGAGGTTCAGTCGAGCTGGTGCTGCCTAGACGCCAAAACCTTGCGTCCGGCGCGGATCGCGGAAAGCATCTCGGAGCTGTTTTTCCATAAGGACTGA
- a CDS encoding nuclear transport factor 2 family protein, with translation MSFFTVAMLAAAVSYSTPQSAVAAYGDAIARNDPALLATAFQPSAIMYCSDGSDLHATYQAQWKQRMQTSSPPLGPVSTTLEWVDASATTALARAVAVRGDKHFMDYLLLARLKDGWRIVGKLCQANALPSPRSAAAVSAVVDTKLAADRSWDSALLAESIDPRALVMTVENGEFVAATLAEWQARYVDRRKASPGNAITVTSRVIDARGDIGVARWSFRAPDGSEWTDRALMIRVGQGWRMTALVFAKEASGR, from the coding sequence ATGTCCTTTTTCACCGTCGCAATGCTCGCAGCGGCCGTCTCCTATTCCACGCCGCAAAGTGCGGTCGCGGCGTATGGCGACGCGATCGCCAGGAATGACCCTGCTCTCCTCGCCACTGCCTTCCAGCCAAGCGCGATCATGTACTGTTCCGATGGGTCTGATCTGCACGCGACATATCAGGCACAATGGAAGCAACGCATGCAGACCAGCAGTCCGCCGCTCGGCCCGGTTTCAACGACCCTGGAATGGGTCGACGCCAGCGCAACGACGGCGCTGGCACGTGCGGTTGCCGTTCGCGGCGACAAACATTTCATGGACTATTTGCTGCTTGCCCGTTTGAAGGACGGATGGCGGATCGTCGGCAAGCTATGCCAGGCGAACGCCTTGCCCAGCCCGCGCTCAGCGGCAGCGGTGTCCGCTGTTGTCGATACGAAGCTGGCCGCGGATCGCTCCTGGGATTCGGCACTGCTTGCCGAGAGCATTGATCCGCGCGCGCTCGTCATGACCGTCGAAAATGGTGAATTCGTGGCAGCCACTCTGGCCGAATGGCAAGCGCGGTATGTCGATCGCCGTAAGGCATCGCCGGGCAACGCAATCACGGTCACCAGCCGGGTGATCGACGCGCGGGGCGACATTGGCGTGGCGCGCTGGTCTTTTCGTGCGCCGGACGGCTCCGAATGGACGGATCGCGCGCTCATGATCCGCGTCGGACAGGGATGGCGTATGACGGCACTCGTCTTTGCCAAAGAAGCGTCAGGCCGATAG
- a CDS encoding fatty acyl-AMP ligase: MLVATPTDDTLSRRLADFETLGEALDYAASGVRGLNFHDARGTLSRPYPFSEMRDDALAMARRLIAAGVTPKDRIALVAETGPEFAALFFGVIYAGGWPVPLPLPTSFGGRDSYIEQLRVQLSSCDPTMLIYPPELAQMAGEAAKIAGVEGIDWSEFEQREAPEATLPQARGSDVAYLQYSSGSTRFPHGVAITHHALLNNLAAHSHGMEITDSDRCVSWLPWYHDMGLVGCFLSVVANQVSTDYLKTEDFARRPLAWLDLISRNKGTTLSYSPTFGYDICSRRMSSQTKASDRFDLSRWRVAGNGADMIRPDVMQAFVDAFADAGFKATAFLPSYGLAEATLAVTIMPPGEGIRVELVEETQLSGVAHGQDRPQRFRAIVNCGKPVRDMKVEIREEDGTPLPERAIGKVWCSGPSLMVGYFRDEESTEACMADGWLDTGDMGYISDGYIYIVGRAKDMIIVNGRNHWPQDIEWAVEQLPGFKAGDIAAFAITTPGGEETPAVLVQCRSSDDAERVRLREEIRERVRSVTGMNCVIELIPPRTLPRTSSGKLSRAKARNLYLNGDIKPYDLAA, encoded by the coding sequence ATGCTCGTCGCCACGCCGACCGACGATACGCTGTCGCGCCGCCTGGCCGATTTCGAAACGCTTGGCGAGGCGCTGGATTATGCCGCCAGCGGCGTGCGCGGACTGAACTTCCACGACGCGCGCGGCACGCTGTCGCGACCCTATCCGTTCAGCGAGATGCGCGACGACGCACTGGCCATGGCGCGCCGCCTGATCGCGGCCGGCGTCACGCCCAAGGACCGCATCGCACTGGTCGCCGAAACCGGCCCGGAATTCGCCGCGCTGTTCTTCGGCGTCATTTATGCCGGCGGCTGGCCGGTGCCGCTGCCGCTGCCGACTTCGTTCGGTGGTCGCGATTCCTATATCGAACAGCTTCGCGTCCAGCTCTCGAGCTGCGACCCGACGATGCTGATCTATCCGCCCGAACTCGCCCAGATGGCCGGTGAAGCGGCGAAGATCGCCGGGGTCGAGGGGATCGACTGGTCCGAATTCGAACAGCGCGAGGCCCCCGAAGCGACGCTGCCCCAGGCGCGCGGCAGCGATGTGGCGTATCTGCAATATTCCAGCGGTTCGACTCGCTTCCCGCACGGCGTCGCGATCACACACCATGCGCTGCTCAACAATCTCGCGGCACACAGCCATGGCATGGAGATCACGGACAGCGACCGCTGCGTATCGTGGTTGCCCTGGTATCACGACATGGGACTGGTCGGCTGCTTCCTGTCGGTGGTCGCCAACCAGGTGTCGACAGATTATCTGAAAACCGAAGATTTCGCGCGCCGTCCACTCGCCTGGCTCGATCTGATCAGCCGCAACAAGGGCACCACCCTCTCCTATTCGCCGACCTTCGGCTACGATATCTGCTCGCGCCGCATGTCGAGCCAGACCAAGGCGAGCGACCGGTTCGACCTGTCGCGCTGGCGTGTCGCCGGCAACGGCGCCGACATGATCCGCCCCGACGTGATGCAGGCATTCGTCGATGCCTTTGCCGATGCGGGGTTCAAAGCAACCGCTTTCCTGCCCAGCTACGGCCTCGCCGAGGCGACACTCGCCGTGACGATCATGCCACCGGGCGAAGGCATTCGTGTCGAGCTGGTCGAGGAAACCCAATTGTCGGGCGTCGCGCACGGCCAGGATCGGCCGCAGCGCTTCCGTGCGATCGTCAATTGCGGCAAGCCGGTACGCGACATGAAGGTCGAGATTCGCGAAGAGGACGGCACGCCGCTCCCCGAACGCGCAATCGGCAAGGTCTGGTGCTCGGGTCCGTCGCTGATGGTCGGCTATTTCCGCGACGAGGAATCGACCGAGGCGTGCATGGCCGATGGTTGGCTCGATACCGGCGACATGGGCTATATCTCGGACGGCTATATTTATATCGTCGGCCGCGCCAAGGACATGATCATCGTCAATGGCCGCAACCATTGGCCACAGGACATCGAATGGGCGGTCGAGCAGCTTCCCGGCTTCAAGGCCGGCGACATCGCCGCGTTCGCGATCACCACCCCTGGCGGTGAGGAAACCCCCGCCGTGCTGGTCCAGTGCCGCAGTTCGGATGATGCCGAACGCGTCCGCTTGCGCGAGGAAATCCGCGAGCGAGTCCGCTCGGTCACCGGTATGAACTGCGTGATCGAACTGATCCCGCCGCGCACCCTGCCCCGGACCAGTTCAGGCAAGCTCAGCCGCGCCAAGGCGCGCAATCTGTATCTCAACGGCGATATCAAGCCTTACGATCTGGCCGCCTGA